The following are encoded in a window of Cydia strobilella chromosome 1, ilCydStro3.1, whole genome shotgun sequence genomic DNA:
- the LOC134742993 gene encoding uncharacterized protein LOC134742993, producing MWPLSALALSALLAVSAHELDPAACAARFDVQRDKIIRTEESREMGARYLAELDVGARQECLRLCCETDACDVFVYEEKSPGSCYLFACGPPEDFRCKFTAHGNFSSGVLAVARRRAEQQDRALLEQHERALASLRASTTASTTTSATTLPPPPPPPPTPPPAPQLPPPRRCSRYQFECHTGGECIAVYNACDGVPQCADGSDEAPELGCPAPPTRAPTPAPPTQIQDISVEVGGEGAAGERWPHRLAQAQPHRYSTNEVGGSHIFSHKGGLLQQPRDEAPAPPFYEPQPAWPRAPWPQPQNVMDSGWGSYARPEWPEPDPRRAWPVPQPRPEPDIPVYIPSKTMPELPLAYGGQHTLRDAPKKGPPPPPPPTPPTPTPATAPPAPKREQENLSNKSVKQEASILTVSSPAAASGAGAGAGADIEVPRYTAAHAPHFLSDERDGLSDHPPAAVLLLVLGVLMTAAMAVLAGCRARAARRRLRRGKSPFAHDADYLVNGMYL from the exons ATGTGGCCGTTGTCGGCGTTGGCGTTGTCGGCGCTGCTGGCGGTGTCGGCGCACGAGCTGGAcccggcggcgtgcgcggcgcgCTTCGACGTGCAGCGCGACAAGATCATCCGCACGGAGGAGTCGCGCGAGATGGGCGCGCGCTACCTGGCCGAGCTGGACGTGGGCGCGCGCCAGGAGTGCCTGCGGCTCTGCTGCGAGACCGACGCCTGCGACGTCTTCGTCTACGAGGAGAAG AGCCCGGGCAGCTGCTACCTGTTCGCGTGCGGGCCGCCCGAGGACTTCCGCTGCAAGTTTACCGCACACGGCAACTTCAGCAGCGGCGTGCTGGCCGTAGCCCGCCGCCGCGCGGAGCAGCAGGACCGGGCGCTGTTAGAGCAGCATGAGCGGGCACTGGCTAGTCTCAG GGCAAGCACGACGGCAAGCACAACGACGTCGGCGACGActctgccgccgccgccgccgcccccgccgacgccgccgccggcgccgcaACTGCCGCCCC CGCGTCGTTGCAGCCGCTACCAGTTCGAGTGCCACACCGGCGGCGAGTGCATCGCCGTGTACAACGCCTGCGACGGCGTCCCGCAGTGCGCCGACGGCAGCGACGAGGCGCCGGAGCTCGGCTGCCCCGCGCCGCCGACCCGCGCGcccacgccggcgccgcccaCACAGATACAG GACATAAGCGTGGAGGTAGGCGGCGAGGGCGCGGCGGGCGAGCGCTGGCCGCATCGCCTCGCGCAGGCGCAGCCGCACCGGTACAGCACCAACG AGGTGGGCGGGTCGCACATCTTCAGCCACAAGGGCGGGCTGCTGCAGCAGCCGCGAGAcgaggcgccggcgccgccgttCTACGAGCCGCAGCCCGCGTGGCCGAGGGCGCCGTGGCCGCAGCCTCAGAATG TGATGGACTCCGGCTGGGGCAGCTACGCTCGGCCGGAGTGGCCGGAGCCCGACCCGCGGCGCGCGTGGCCCGTGCCTCAACCCAGGCCCGAACCG GACATTCCGGTGTACATCCCATCTAAGACGATGCCGGAGCTACCGCTGGCGTACGGCGGGCAGCATACACTACGTGACGCGCCGAAGAAAGGGCctccgccgccaccgccgccgacGCCGCCCACGCCGACTCCGGCGACCGCGCCGCCGGCGCCCAAACGGGAGCAGGAGAATTTATCCAATAAGTCTGTTAAACAAGAGGCAAGTATACTTACT GTCTCTTCGccggcggcggcgagcggcgcgggcgcgggcgcgggcgccgaCATCGAGGTGCCGCGCTACACGGCGGCCCACGCGCCGCACTTCCTGAGCGACGAGCGCGACGGGCTGAGCGATCATCCGCCTGCCGCCGTGCTTCTACTCGTGCTTG